The sequence TCTTCGTCAAATTTGGCCAGGTACTGTCGACCCGGCGCGACCTGATGCCGCCCGATATCGCCGAGGAACTGACCAGCCTGCAAGACCGCGTGCCGCCGTTCGATTCCGAACTGGCGATCGCGCAAATTACCAAGTCGCTCGGTGCCCATCCGTCGGAACTGTTCGCCAGTTTTGAGCGCGTGCCGGTGGCTTCGGCCTCGATCGCGCAAGTCCATTTTGCGGTGCTCAAGGATGGTCGCGAAGTGGCCGTCAAGGTGCTGCGGCCGGGCATGAAAAAGTCGATCGACGAAGACGTCGCACTGATGCATGTCGCGGCCGGTCTGGTCGAACGCCTTTGGGCTGACGCCAAGCGGCTCAAGCCGCGCGAAGTCGTCGGCGAGTTCGACAAGTACCTGCACGACGAACTCGACCTGATGCGCGAAGCGGCTAACGGCAGCCAGCTGCGGCGCAATTTTGCCGACTCGACGCTGCTGATGGTGCCCGAGATGATGTGGGACTACTGCTCGTCGTCGGTGATCGTGATGGAGCGCATGAAAGGCATTCCGATTTCGCAGATCGACAAGCTGGTCGCGGCCGGCGTTGACATGAAAAAGCTCTCCAGCGATGGTGTCGAAATCTTTTTTACGCAGGTATTTCGCGATGGCTTCTTTCATGCAGATATGCATCCGGGGAACATCCTGGTGTCGATCGAGCCGGCCACGCTGGGTCGCTACATCGCGCTTGATTTCGGTATCGTCGGCACGCTCAATGACTTCGACAAGGACTACTTGTCGCAGAATTTCCTGGCGTTTTTCCGGCGTGATTACAAGCGGGTCGCCGAGGCGCATATCGAGTCCGGCTGGGCACCGCGAGAGACCCGTGTCGATGAGCTCGAAGCGGCCGTGCGCGCCTGTTGCGAACCGATCTTCGACCGGCCGCTGAAAGATATTTCGTTCGGACAGATTCTGCTGCGGCTGTTTCAGACCTCGCGGCGCTTCAATGTCGAAGTGCAGCCGCAACTGGTGCTGCTGCAAAAGACCTTGCTCAATATCGAAGGGCTGGGTCGCCAACTCGATCCCGATCTCGACTTATGGAAAACCGCCAAGCCCTACCTGGAGCGCTGGATGGCCGAGCAGATCGGCTGGCGCGGACTGGTCGATCGCCTGAAAACCGAAGCGCCGCACTACAACAAATTGTTGCCGCAATTGCCGCGCATGATGCATCACGCGCTGGCCAGAATCGCCCAGCCCAATGACGACAACAAGACCTTGCTGGTGGCCTTGTTGGCCGAGCAGCGCCGCACCAACCGGCTGATCGGCACCGTGGTGTATTTCGCCGCCGGGCTGCTGGGCGGCTTGCTGCTGGTGCGCTTTGTCGGCCGTTGGCTGGCCTGGTCGTTTTGATGACTTCGCCGCGCTTCACGGAACGGGATCCGTTGGCACCGGGCTTTTGGGACGAGCGTTTTGTGCAGCAATTCATGCCGTGGGATCAGGGCGGCGTGCCGCCGGAACTGGCGCGCTTCATCGCGCAGGCAGTAACGCCGATGAACACGCTCATTCCCGGTTGCGGCATGGGCCACGAAGTGCGGCATCTGGCGCGAGCGGGCTGGCCGGTGACGGCGATCGATTTTTCGCCGGCGGCGGTGGACGCCGCCACGCAGTTGCTGGGTGAGTTTGCCAGCCACGTGCGGCAAGCTGATTTTTTCAGCTTTGCGCCAGCGCAAGCCGTGGCGTTTATTTACGAGCGAGCATTCCTGTGTGCGATGCCGCGCGCGCGTTGGGCGGATGTGATCGCGCAATGGGCTGCGCTACTGGCACCGGGAGCCTTGCTCGGGGGATTTTTCTTTTATGACGACGCGCCAAAAGGTCCGCCGTTCGGGGCCGACCGGGCAACGCTCGACGCGCTGATGCAGCCGCATTTTGTGTTGATCGAAGAGGCACCGGCCGAACAGTCCATCGCCGTCTTTGCCGGCAAGGAAGTCTGGCAGTTGTGGCAGCGGCGTTAGGCTATTGATGGATTGTTGCTCGAATCTTTCGAGCAACTTTCGTTATAATCGGCGGCTTATTTTTCGTCTCCACTTTGCGCCCAAGGATCCGCCATGCACGCCCTCATCTGGTTTGTCATTCTCTACTGGGTGATCTCGGTTGGCATCGGTTTGTACGCGGCGCGCTTCGTCAAGAACTCGAAGGATTACGCGCTGGCCGGCCGCTCGCTGCCGATGTCGGTGGTCACGGCCACCGTGTTTGCCACGTGGTTTGGCTCGGAGGCGGTACTCGGGATTTCATCGACCTTCGTCAAGGAGGGTTTGCGTGGCGTGATTGCCGATCCGTTCGGTTCGTCGATGTGCCTGATCCTGGTCGGGCTGTTCTTTGCGCGTCCGCTGTACCGGATGAACCTGCTGACCATCGGCGACTTCTATCGCAACAAGTTCGGCCGCGCGGTCGAAGTCATGGTGACGATCTGCATCGTGGTGTCGTATCTCGGCTGGGTGGCCGCGCAGATCAAGGCGCTCGGGCTGGTCTTTAACGTCGTCTCGGGCGGTGCAATTTCGATGGATGCCGGCATGATGATCGGTGCGGCCAGCGTGCTGGTCTACACGCTGATGGGCGGCATGTGGGCGGTGGCGGTGACGGACTTCTTGCAGATGATCATCATCGTGCTCGGCATGCTCTACATCGGCTGGGAAGTCTCGGCAATGGCCGGTGGCGCGTCGGTGGTGGTGGCGCATGCAGCCAATGCCGGCAAGTTCGATTTCTGGCCGGCACCGAGCTCGCGCGAGGTGCTGTGGTTCGGCGCAGCGTGGATCACGATGATGCTCGGCTCGATCCCGCAACAGGACGTGTTCCAGCGCGTCGGCGCGTCGAAGAATGAAAAGATCGCCGGCCGTGCTTCTATCCTCGGCGGCGTCATGTACTTCTGCTTCGCCTTCATCCCGATGTTCCTGGCGTATTCGGCGACGCTGATCGACCCGCAGATGGTGGCCGGCCTCATCGACACTGATCCGCAACTGATCCTGCCGACGCTGATCATGACCAAGGTGCCGCTGATTGCGCAGGTGATGTTTTTCGGCGCGCTGCTCTCCGCCATCAAGAGCTGCGCCAGCGCGACTCTGCTGGCACCCTCGATCACCTTCACCGAAAACATCCTGAAGGGCTTGCTGCCGGTGCAGACCGACCGGCAATTTTTGCTCGGCATGCGCTGCGTGCTGGTGGTCTTCACGGTGATCGTCACGGCCTTTGCGTTGCACAGCCAGTCAAGTATCTACAAGATGGTCGAGAACGCCTACAAGATCACGCTGGTGGCCGCCTTCGTGCCGCTGGCGCTGGGTTTGTACTGGAAGCGCGCCACGCGGCAGGGCGCGCTGGCGTCCATCATCCTCGGCTTGTCGTCGTGGATTCTGTTCGAACTGTTCGCACCGGAAGGCTACTGGCCACCGCAGCTGGTCGGCATCGTGCTGAGCCTGGCCGGAATGCTGCTGGGGTCGCTGGTACCGCAGGTGGTGCGCGGGCATGTGGCGATTCAACGGGGTTGATGCTGGAATGCCCTGTGCTGGCCGCAATCCCCTCCGGTTCCCCCCCGAAACCCTCTATAATCCCAGCCTTTGATCGCCTTGTGCGGGGACTTTTTCATGCCGATTTACGCGTACCGCTGCGAAGCGTGTGGTTTTGCCAAGGATGTACTGCAAAAGATGTCCGATCCCAAGTTGACCGATTGTCCGGAATGCGGCAAGGATACGTTCAGGAAGCAGTTGACGGCAGCCGGGTTCCAGCTCAAGGGAACAGGCTGGTATGCCACCGATTTCCGTGGCGGGGCCGGCACCACCGCAGCACCGGTCAGTCAGGCCGAGCCGGCCAAGAGCAGCGAGCCGGGGATGTCAACGTCAACGTCAACATCAACGCCGGCACCGGCAGCACCGGCTGCTGCTGCGGCACCGGCCAAATCCGATACAGGCGGTAGTACGCCGTCATCAACCTGATTGTTTGCTTCGCCACCGACGTGGCAACAAGGGCTGCTCATCATGCTTCGTAAATATTTTGTCACCGGATTACTGATACTGGTCCCGCTGGCGATCACGTTATGGGTCGTCAATCTGATCATCGGCACGATGGACCAGTCGCTGTTGCTACTGCCGGCGCGCTGGCGTCCGGAAGTGCTGTTCGGTTTTGCGATTCCGGGCCTGGGCACCATCCTGACCTTGCTGATCATTTTTGTCACGGGTCTGGCCACGCGCAACTTCGTTGGCAACCACGTCGTGATCTGGTGGGAACGCCTGCTGACCCGCATCCCGGTGGTCAACTCGATCTACTCCAGCGTCAAGCAGGTGTCGGATACCTTGCTGTCGTCGTCGGGCAATGCCTTTCGCAAAGCCGTGCTGGTCGAGTACCCGCGCCGCGGCAGCTGGACCATCGCTTTCCTTACCGGCGTGCCGGGCGGCGATGTGCGCAATCATCTGGTGGGCGACTTCATCAGCATTTACGTGCCAACGACGCCGAATCCGACCTCGGGATTTTTCCTGATGGTGCCACGTGACGAGACCATCGAACTCGACATGACGGTCGACGCAGCACTCAAGTACATTGTCTCGATGGGCGTCGTCGCCCCCGAACATTTCGATAAAAAAATCATCATTGATCCTGCCAAGATCACCAGCTGACGCCTGCGGACGCCGGCCGGTCACGGCAGCTCATCTGAACCACTGAACCACTGAAACACTGAATACGGAAACCGAACATGTCCATGCGAACCCACTACTGCGGCCTCACCACTGAGGCGCTCCTCGGCCAAACTGTCAGCCTGTGCGGCTGGGTGCATCGCCGGCGCGACCACGGCGGCGTCATCTTTATCGACCTGCGTGACCGCGAAGGTCTGGTGCAAGTTGTCTGCAATCCCGAGCAAGCCGAAGTCTTCAGCACCGCCGAAATCGTGCGCAACGAATTCTGCATGCGCGTCACCGGCGTAGTCAGGCTGCGTCCTGACGGCACCGCCAACAGCAACCTGCCATCGGGCAAGATCGAAGTGCTGTGCGAGCAGCTTGAAGTCCTCAATCCATCGGTGACGCCGCCGTTCCAGCTCGACGACGACAACCTCTCCGAGACCACCCGCCTGACCCATCGCGTGCTGGATCTGCGTCGTCCGCAGATGCAAAACAACCTGCGCCTGCGCTACAAGGTGACGATGGAAGTGCGCAAGTTCCTCGACGCGCACGGCTTCATCGACATTGAAACGCCGATGCTGACCAAGTCGACCCCGGAAGGTGCGCGCGACTATCTGGTGCCGTCGCGCGTCAATGCCGGCCAGTTCTTTGCGCTGCCGCAGTCGCCGCAACTGTTCAAGCAATTGCTGATGGTGGCCAACTTCGACCGCTACTACCAGATCGTCAAATGCTTCCGCGATGAAGATTTGCGCGCTGATCGCCAGCCCGAATTTACCCAGATCGATTGCGAAACCTCGTTCATGAACGAGCAGGAAATCCGCGACCTGTTCGAAGGCATGATCCGCCTGGTGTTTAAAAATGCACTCGACATCGACTTGCCGAACCCGTTCCCTGTGATGCCGTATTCGGAGTCGATGGGTCTGTACGGATCCGATAAGCCCGACATGCGCGTCAAGCTGGCCTTCACTGACCTCACCGAGGTGATGAAGGATGTCGACTTCAAGGTCTTCTCGGGCGCAGCCAACATGCTGGGCGGACGCGTGGTTGGCATGCGTGTGCCGGGCGGCAGCGCGATGCCGCGTTCGGAAATTGATGCCTACACCCAGTTCGTCGGCATTTACGGTGCCAAGGGCCTGGCCTACATCAAGGTCAATGACATCGCCAAGGGCCGCGACGGCTTGCAATCACCCATCGTCAAGAACCTGCACGACGCCGCATTGACCCGCATCCTCGAACTGACCGGTGCACAGGACGGCGATCTGATTTTCTTCGGTGCCGATAAGGCCAAGATCGTCAACGATGCCATCGGCGCATTGCGCGTGAAGGTCG comes from Actimicrobium sp. CCC2.4 and encodes:
- the ubiB gene encoding ubiquinone biosynthesis regulatory protein kinase UbiB is translated as MSFKFLRVLKIARVAIKYGLDDIAMSGLKIPRTAKLIDTLIFWRDISAPRGERLRRALEELGPIFVKFGQVLSTRRDLMPPDIAEELTSLQDRVPPFDSELAIAQITKSLGAHPSELFASFERVPVASASIAQVHFAVLKDGREVAVKVLRPGMKKSIDEDVALMHVAAGLVERLWADAKRLKPREVVGEFDKYLHDELDLMREAANGSQLRRNFADSTLLMVPEMMWDYCSSSVIVMERMKGIPISQIDKLVAAGVDMKKLSSDGVEIFFTQVFRDGFFHADMHPGNILVSIEPATLGRYIALDFGIVGTLNDFDKDYLSQNFLAFFRRDYKRVAEAHIESGWAPRETRVDELEAAVRACCEPIFDRPLKDISFGQILLRLFQTSRRFNVEVQPQLVLLQKTLLNIEGLGRQLDPDLDLWKTAKPYLERWMAEQIGWRGLVDRLKTEAPHYNKLLPQLPRMMHHALARIAQPNDDNKTLLVALLAEQRRTNRLIGTVVYFAAGLLGGLLLVRFVGRWLAWSF
- a CDS encoding methyltransferase domain-containing protein, yielding MTSPRFTERDPLAPGFWDERFVQQFMPWDQGGVPPELARFIAQAVTPMNTLIPGCGMGHEVRHLARAGWPVTAIDFSPAAVDAATQLLGEFASHVRQADFFSFAPAQAVAFIYERAFLCAMPRARWADVIAQWAALLAPGALLGGFFFYDDAPKGPPFGADRATLDALMQPHFVLIEEAPAEQSIAVFAGKEVWQLWQRR
- a CDS encoding sodium:solute symporter family protein — encoded protein: MHALIWFVILYWVISVGIGLYAARFVKNSKDYALAGRSLPMSVVTATVFATWFGSEAVLGISSTFVKEGLRGVIADPFGSSMCLILVGLFFARPLYRMNLLTIGDFYRNKFGRAVEVMVTICIVVSYLGWVAAQIKALGLVFNVVSGGAISMDAGMMIGAASVLVYTLMGGMWAVAVTDFLQMIIIVLGMLYIGWEVSAMAGGASVVVAHAANAGKFDFWPAPSSREVLWFGAAWITMMLGSIPQQDVFQRVGASKNEKIAGRASILGGVMYFCFAFIPMFLAYSATLIDPQMVAGLIDTDPQLILPTLIMTKVPLIAQVMFFGALLSAIKSCASATLLAPSITFTENILKGLLPVQTDRQFLLGMRCVLVVFTVIVTAFALHSQSSIYKMVENAYKITLVAAFVPLALGLYWKRATRQGALASIILGLSSWILFELFAPEGYWPPQLVGIVLSLAGMLLGSLVPQVVRGHVAIQRG
- a CDS encoding zinc ribbon domain-containing protein, whose product is MPIYAYRCEACGFAKDVLQKMSDPKLTDCPECGKDTFRKQLTAAGFQLKGTGWYATDFRGGAGTTAAPVSQAEPAKSSEPGMSTSTSTSTPAPAAPAAAAAPAKSDTGGSTPSST
- a CDS encoding DUF502 domain-containing protein produces the protein MLRKYFVTGLLILVPLAITLWVVNLIIGTMDQSLLLLPARWRPEVLFGFAIPGLGTILTLLIIFVTGLATRNFVGNHVVIWWERLLTRIPVVNSIYSSVKQVSDTLLSSSGNAFRKAVLVEYPRRGSWTIAFLTGVPGGDVRNHLVGDFISIYVPTTPNPTSGFFLMVPRDETIELDMTVDAALKYIVSMGVVAPEHFDKKIIIDPAKITS
- the aspS gene encoding aspartate--tRNA ligase, whose amino-acid sequence is MSMRTHYCGLTTEALLGQTVSLCGWVHRRRDHGGVIFIDLRDREGLVQVVCNPEQAEVFSTAEIVRNEFCMRVTGVVRLRPDGTANSNLPSGKIEVLCEQLEVLNPSVTPPFQLDDDNLSETTRLTHRVLDLRRPQMQNNLRLRYKVTMEVRKFLDAHGFIDIETPMLTKSTPEGARDYLVPSRVNAGQFFALPQSPQLFKQLLMVANFDRYYQIVKCFRDEDLRADRQPEFTQIDCETSFMNEQEIRDLFEGMIRLVFKNALDIDLPNPFPVMPYSESMGLYGSDKPDMRVKLAFTDLTEVMKDVDFKVFSGAANMLGGRVVGMRVPGGSAMPRSEIDAYTQFVGIYGAKGLAYIKVNDIAKGRDGLQSPIVKNLHDAALTRILELTGAQDGDLIFFGADKAKIVNDAIGALRVKVGHSDFGKKHDLFDDVWKPLWVVDFPMFEYDEEGDRWHAAHHPFTAPKDGHEDFLETDPGKCIAKAYDMVLNGWELGGGSVRIHRAEVQSKVFRAMKIDDDEAQLKFGFLLDALQYGAPPHGGLAFGLDRIVTMMTGADSIRDVIAFPKTQRAQCLLTQAPSPVDEKQLRELHIRLRAVEPVIKG